A region from the Defluviitalea raffinosedens genome encodes:
- a CDS encoding ABC transporter substrate-binding protein, translated as MKLKRMMSFLLTAVMVFSLFGCGSKPETATPSSSESNTEASSGTTNEQPAQEQITLNVWHQWSNDVNELKKVYEEAVAEYEAAHPNIKINTETLDTEAYKTKISAEFAGTASGIDVFYYWGAGAIKKIVDAGKLLPIDDYLTDDIKNKVLPGSTASFEFDGKTYSLPTFSWYMALFCNKELFDQAGAKIPTTYDELLDACKKLSQLEGITPIAAGAKDGWCAAFVYQAMALREVGGENINAMLSGKVPFSAEGYKEAADRVVELYNAGAFGKNPLEVGNDDANTAFITGKAAMRLNGSWFANQVYTDATATVDPSKVVAVKIPMIPGKGKETDYCGGFVESFWVNKETKYPKEAIDFAIFINEKVGKGAYEIGAGFSGWNGEFDESKLNPLFVQIKDLLNEGTTGVLAWDTSLESEPATIHNEQAQTLFAPGADTNAFVEEHIAVLNK; from the coding sequence ATGAAATTAAAAAGAATGATGTCATTTTTATTAACAGCAGTTATGGTATTTAGTTTGTTTGGCTGCGGAAGTAAGCCAGAAACAGCAACACCATCGTCATCAGAGTCAAATACTGAAGCTAGTTCAGGAACAACGAATGAGCAACCTGCTCAAGAGCAAATCACTTTGAATGTATGGCATCAATGGTCTAATGATGTTAATGAACTGAAAAAAGTTTATGAAGAAGCAGTAGCAGAATATGAAGCAGCTCATCCAAATATAAAAATTAATACAGAGACTTTAGATACAGAAGCTTATAAGACCAAGATTTCTGCAGAGTTTGCAGGAACAGCCAGTGGAATTGATGTATTCTACTACTGGGGTGCAGGTGCAATCAAGAAAATTGTTGATGCAGGTAAATTATTACCAATAGATGACTATTTAACAGATGATATAAAAAATAAAGTTCTTCCAGGATCTACAGCATCTTTCGAGTTTGATGGAAAAACTTATTCTCTTCCTACATTCTCATGGTACATGGCTTTATTCTGCAATAAAGAATTATTTGATCAGGCAGGAGCTAAAATCCCAACAACTTATGATGAATTATTAGATGCATGTAAGAAATTATCTCAATTAGAAGGAATTACTCCAATTGCTGCCGGTGCAAAAGATGGATGGTGTGCAGCATTTGTTTACCAGGCAATGGCATTAAGAGAAGTTGGCGGAGAAAATATCAATGCTATGCTCAGTGGAAAAGTGCCTTTCTCAGCTGAAGGTTACAAAGAAGCAGCAGATAGAGTAGTAGAACTCTATAATGCAGGCGCATTCGGCAAGAATCCATTGGAAGTTGGAAATGACGATGCAAATACTGCATTTATTACCGGTAAAGCTGCTATGAGACTTAACGGTAGTTGGTTTGCTAACCAGGTTTATACTGATGCTACTGCAACTGTGGATCCTTCCAAAGTTGTAGCTGTTAAGATTCCTATGATTCCAGGAAAAGGCAAAGAAACCGATTATTGCGGTGGATTCGTAGAATCTTTCTGGGTAAACAAAGAAACCAAATATCCTAAAGAAGCAATAGACTTTGCAATATTCATTAATGAAAAAGTTGGTAAAGGCGCATATGAAATTGGTGCAGGTTTCTCAGGCTGGAATGGTGAGTTTGATGAAAGTAAATTAAATCCATTATTTGTACAAATTAAAGATTTATTGAATGAAGGAACCACAGGAGTGCTTGCTTGGGATACTTCTTTAGAAAGCGAACCAGCAACCATACATAATGAACAAGCTCAGACATTATTTGCACCAGGTGCAGACACAAATGCATTTGTCGAAGAACATATTGCTGTGCTTAATAAGTAA
- a CDS encoding response regulator, whose translation MAIKVLILDDEKLERVLIRKGYDWEKNGFEIICEASSGQEALESMRIRTPDIVLTDINMPNMNGLQFVAKALEEFKDKNIKFVIITGYRDFEYARQAVKLGVEDFLLKPIDIENLENTVTKLKEEILKSEEEKREVSQLKESLDRNMNIVKESFLQRLVENRVSEQEAVNKLNMYGYQSLMDQSVCCNIHLEYRQETNEEKKLKLSNDVISLIEEIELKPVVSFIHYLGNVIVYFSNVDYDSLLRDMELLKSEINSLLLMPVNIGISGVHTGFEGIHRAFIESEKALNARIIMGQNRCIRYEDYLKYKKTVNLSDVDWEDFIFSVQNCLESKVEEYVELYMQHIRESGNMDLQWLKFMTVYILTKGELTLHKHGKTLTNLESLKNFSELIDSIDSIEHMKEIIINSLQAIMDFHRKTRPKKGKQVIEQALEVINQYLYDPELSLSFVASKIYTSDSYLSRVFKQEMKESLISYITKKRMEESIRLLNTTDLKVYEIAERVGIKDPHYFSICFKKYVGVTIKEYRNPKES comes from the coding sequence GTGGCAATTAAGGTTCTTATATTGGATGATGAAAAATTAGAAAGGGTTCTGATCAGAAAAGGATATGACTGGGAAAAAAACGGCTTTGAGATCATCTGTGAAGCAAGTTCGGGACAAGAAGCTCTGGAGAGTATGAGGATACGTACCCCCGATATCGTATTAACAGATATTAATATGCCCAATATGAATGGGCTTCAATTCGTCGCCAAAGCTCTGGAAGAATTCAAAGACAAAAATATTAAGTTTGTTATTATTACAGGATATCGTGATTTTGAATATGCCAGACAAGCAGTTAAGCTTGGAGTAGAAGATTTTTTGCTTAAGCCTATAGACATTGAAAATTTAGAGAATACAGTTACCAAATTAAAAGAAGAAATCCTGAAATCCGAGGAAGAAAAGCGGGAAGTCAGTCAGTTAAAAGAATCTTTAGACAGGAATATGAATATAGTGAAAGAAAGTTTTTTGCAACGGCTGGTAGAGAATAGGGTATCAGAACAGGAAGCAGTCAATAAGCTGAATATGTACGGCTATCAGAGCCTGATGGATCAAAGTGTATGCTGTAATATACATTTGGAATACCGTCAGGAAACGAATGAAGAAAAGAAATTAAAACTCAGTAATGACGTGATTTCCTTGATTGAAGAAATTGAATTGAAGCCAGTTGTTTCTTTTATTCATTATTTAGGAAATGTAATAGTGTATTTTTCTAATGTAGATTATGATTCGCTTCTAAGAGATATGGAGTTGTTAAAAAGTGAAATTAATTCTTTGTTGCTGATGCCGGTGAATATAGGGATCAGTGGTGTACATACCGGATTTGAAGGCATTCATAGAGCTTTTATAGAATCGGAAAAGGCACTGAATGCAAGGATCATTATGGGTCAAAACCGCTGTATCCGTTATGAAGATTACTTAAAATACAAGAAGACTGTTAATTTGTCTGATGTGGATTGGGAAGATTTTATCTTTTCTGTTCAAAATTGTCTTGAATCAAAAGTAGAAGAATATGTAGAACTTTATATGCAACACATTCGTGAATCTGGAAATATGGATTTACAGTGGCTAAAATTTATGACAGTATATATTTTAACAAAAGGGGAACTGACGCTCCACAAGCATGGGAAAACTCTTACAAATTTGGAGAGTTTAAAGAATTTTTCTGAGTTGATTGACAGTATTGATTCCATTGAACATATGAAAGAGATTATTATTAATTCTTTGCAGGCAATTATGGATTTTCACAGAAAAACTCGTCCGAAAAAAGGAAAACAAGTCATTGAACAGGCACTTGAAGTGATTAATCAGTATTTGTATGATCCTGAATTGAGTTTGTCTTTTGTAGCTTCTAAAATATATACCAGTGATTCTTATTTAAGCCGTGTTTTTAAACAGGAAATGAAGGAATCTCTGATTAGTTATATTACCAAAAAAAGAATGGAAGAAAGTATTCGTCTTCTTAATACAACGGATTTAAAAGTCTATGAAATAGCAGAAAGAGTGGGGATAAAAGACCCTCATTACTTTAGTATTTGTTTTAAAAAATATGTGGGTGTAACCATAAAAGAATATAGAAACCCAAAAGAATCTTAA
- a CDS encoding sensor histidine kinase, whose translation MEQIINYIKCLKIRTKVIVIYITLLLLSFVIGISTIYAIFEENTEREVGEAGLQTINAIKGNLDVIFDNITQSSNMIYFDNDVQQALSSLNNKSITPSTLSTIQNSLMNMILSGQYISSVILIDSYDNYYKSYKIGPISIYNKDYRSTNWYNQMSKSKGDGFFIHKSENIIQYPSRPYLNYITYVREIPDKNNYKHLATLLLVIDESVFQRYFHEVTKNDQSTFCIVDSRGNYVIPPLDNQEEIEDLLKGRITTTPSYQSVKFLGTDAMLVQRDLGIQDWNLVGILNMNSKKELSNAYKSVLAAFVGLNVVIIMACFIVLTKLIFSPLTKIQNHMQMVEKGEFVPMAIEEGYQNEIISLKQVFNHMIYSLRELIDRIKKEEKIIMKNELDIIYAQLNPHFLYNTLDAASALALVNDNKNCFKLIQALGNFYRNTLSSGKDIVTVADEITCIKNYITILNIRYDNRIKIHYDIEERILPLPMLKLILQPVVENAVYHGIKEREGEGNIYLKGYLDEDEIIFIISDDGMGMSEERIKEVLEGKTRTKKSGFGLYSLIQRISLYYNIESPVTVTSEIGSGTEITIRLKVIEGDEYCGN comes from the coding sequence TTGGAGCAAATAATCAATTATATTAAATGTTTAAAAATTCGAACTAAGGTAATCGTTATTTATATTACTTTGTTATTGCTTTCTTTTGTTATAGGGATTTCTACTATTTATGCCATATTTGAAGAAAATACGGAGCGAGAAGTTGGAGAAGCTGGTTTACAGACCATCAATGCTATAAAGGGAAATTTAGATGTGATTTTTGATAATATTACCCAGTCCTCCAATATGATTTATTTTGATAATGATGTTCAGCAGGCGCTTTCATCTCTTAACAATAAAAGTATTACTCCTTCCACATTATCAACGATACAAAACAGCTTGATGAACATGATTTTATCTGGGCAATATATTTCAAGTGTTATACTGATTGATTCCTACGATAATTATTATAAATCTTACAAAATAGGACCTATTTCTATATATAACAAAGACTATCGCAGCACGAACTGGTATAATCAGATGTCAAAATCCAAGGGAGATGGCTTTTTTATTCATAAAAGCGAAAACATTATCCAGTATCCCAGCAGACCATATCTTAATTACATTACTTATGTAAGAGAAATACCGGATAAGAATAATTACAAACATCTGGCGACTTTATTGCTGGTGATTGATGAATCTGTTTTTCAAAGGTATTTTCATGAAGTGACTAAAAATGATCAGTCTACTTTCTGTATTGTAGACTCCAGGGGGAATTATGTCATTCCTCCTTTGGATAACCAGGAAGAGATTGAAGACCTTCTAAAAGGAAGGATCACCACGACACCCAGCTACCAGTCAGTAAAATTTCTGGGAACAGATGCTATGTTGGTGCAGAGAGATTTGGGTATTCAGGATTGGAATTTAGTAGGTATTTTAAATATGAATAGCAAGAAAGAGTTGAGTAACGCTTACAAATCTGTTCTGGCCGCATTTGTAGGTCTTAATGTAGTTATTATCATGGCTTGTTTTATTGTACTGACAAAACTGATTTTCTCACCTCTTACAAAGATCCAGAACCATATGCAAATGGTTGAGAAAGGTGAATTTGTTCCCATGGCTATTGAAGAGGGGTACCAAAATGAAATCATATCATTAAAGCAGGTATTTAATCATATGATTTATTCTTTGCGGGAATTGATTGATCGAATTAAGAAGGAAGAGAAAATTATTATGAAAAATGAGTTGGATATTATCTATGCTCAACTCAACCCTCATTTTCTTTATAATACCTTAGATGCAGCATCAGCTCTCGCTTTAGTAAACGATAATAAAAATTGCTTTAAGCTGATTCAGGCTTTGGGAAATTTCTATCGTAACACCTTAAGCAGTGGAAAGGATATAGTAACTGTAGCGGATGAAATAACTTGCATTAAAAACTATATCACCATATTAAATATTCGTTATGATAATCGCATTAAAATCCATTATGATATTGAAGAAAGAATTTTGCCTCTTCCCATGTTAAAATTAATCCTTCAGCCGGTAGTAGAAAATGCAGTTTATCATGGCATAAAAGAAAGGGAAGGGGAAGGTAATATTTATCTTAAGGGCTATCTGGATGAAGATGAAATAATCTTTATTATTTCTGATGATGGAATGGGCATGAGTGAAGAAAGAATCAAAGAAGTATTGGAGGGGAAAACCAGAACGAAAAAATCCGGATTTGGGCTTTACAGTCTGATACAAAGAATTTCATTATACTATAATATAGAATCTCCAGTCACCGTTACCAGTGAAATCGGTTCCGGTACAGAAATAACAATAAGACTTAAAGTAATAGAAGGAGACGAGTATTGTGGCAATTAA